One part of the Methylobacterium mesophilicum SR1.6/6 genome encodes these proteins:
- a CDS encoding LLM class flavin-dependent oxidoreductase, giving the protein MSLLSQEAVEFIGYVAPRHASEIHPATGPAIDRGYLRLLAQAHEWGGFDRVLVAFHSTTPDSVLLAAQIAADTQRLGLMIAHRPGFTAPTVAARQFATLDQLSGGRVAIHVITGGDGRELAQDGDHLTKDERYARTREFLDIVRQSWSSTAPFDYAGTYYTVDRGFSEVKPVDGIPVYFGGASAAALEVAGRHADTYALWGETQAQVRELIGRVQEMAARHGRRPRFSLSVRPILAATEEAAWARAEEILARTRAVRAAKGLGPAATPQNEGSRRLLAAAATGSRLDKRLFTAIAAETGAQGNSTALVGTPEQVADALLDYHDLGVRTFLIRGFDPLEDAIQYGRDLLPAFKTALAHRGPRVEAA; this is encoded by the coding sequence ATGAGCCTGTTGTCCCAAGAGGCCGTCGAATTCATCGGCTACGTCGCCCCGCGGCACGCGTCGGAGATCCATCCGGCCACGGGTCCCGCCATCGACCGCGGCTATCTTCGTCTGCTCGCCCAGGCGCACGAATGGGGCGGGTTCGACCGGGTTCTCGTCGCCTTCCATTCGACAACACCAGACTCCGTGCTGCTTGCAGCGCAGATCGCCGCTGACACCCAACGGCTCGGGCTGATGATCGCCCACCGCCCCGGCTTCACGGCGCCGACGGTGGCCGCGCGCCAATTCGCGACCCTAGATCAGCTGTCCGGCGGGCGCGTCGCCATCCACGTCATCACCGGCGGCGACGGCCGGGAACTCGCCCAGGACGGCGACCACCTCACCAAGGACGAGCGCTACGCGCGCACAAGAGAATTCCTCGACATCGTCCGGCAGAGCTGGTCCTCGACGGCGCCGTTCGATTATGCCGGCACGTACTACACGGTCGATCGCGGCTTCTCCGAGGTGAAGCCCGTCGATGGCATCCCGGTCTATTTCGGCGGGGCATCGGCGGCGGCCTTGGAGGTCGCGGGCCGGCATGCCGACACCTACGCTTTGTGGGGCGAGACGCAGGCCCAGGTGCGGGAGCTAATCGGGCGCGTGCAAGAGATGGCCGCCCGTCACGGACGCAGGCCGCGCTTCAGCCTCTCCGTCCGGCCGATCCTGGCGGCGACCGAGGAGGCAGCCTGGGCGCGGGCAGAGGAGATCCTGGCACGGACACGCGCGGTGCGGGCTGCGAAGGGGCTCGGGCCGGCCGCCACCCCGCAGAACGAGGGTTCGCGGCGCCTGCTCGCCGCTGCCGCGACGGGCTCGCGCCTCGACAAGCGCCTGTTCACGGCCATCGCCGCCGAGACGGGTGCCCAGGGCAACTCCACGGCTCTCGTCGGCACGCCGGAGCAGGTGGCCGACGCGCTGCTCGACTATCACGACCTCGGCGTGCGGACCTTCCTGATCCGCGGCTTCGATCCTCTGGAGGACGCGATCCAGTACGGCCGCGACCTGCTGCCGGCCTTCAAGACCGCCCTTGCGCATCGCGGCCCGAGGGTGGAGGCAGCCTGA
- a CDS encoding ABC transporter permease — protein sequence MAGSLTVTAAPTAASAKPRRPLRPSWPGLIAGLAWLALAAVAFGLPEAGDFPRTGAFSQGAAALGAALLVLSPIVSRLGTPGARLRHWSPWFAVLAGVLVAWELATAKFEWLPMPFFPPPQAILEVFLDDWPKLGGSILNSLILLSGGYAFGAAVGFTLGVAIGSSRAVGYWAHPVLRFVGPLPATAWLPLAFFVFPSSWSASTFLVALATGFPVTVLTWSGVAGVNKAYFDVARTLGASRSFLVLRVAVPAALPHVFVGLFMGLGGSFAVLVVAEMLGVKSGLGWYLQWAQGWAAYANMYAALIVMALMCSSLITLLFRLRDRLLAWQKGLVQW from the coding sequence ATGGCCGGCAGCCTCACCGTCACCGCGGCACCCACCGCCGCCTCAGCAAAGCCCCGCCGTCCGCTGCGGCCGTCCTGGCCGGGTCTGATCGCCGGGCTGGCTTGGCTCGCCCTCGCGGCGGTCGCGTTCGGCCTGCCGGAGGCGGGCGACTTCCCGCGGACCGGTGCATTCTCGCAAGGCGCCGCGGCACTGGGCGCTGCGCTCCTCGTGCTGTCGCCCATCGTCTCCCGGCTCGGGACACCGGGCGCACGACTGCGTCACTGGAGCCCCTGGTTCGCCGTGCTCGCCGGCGTGCTCGTCGCGTGGGAACTCGCCACGGCGAAATTCGAATGGCTGCCGATGCCGTTCTTCCCTCCGCCGCAGGCAATTCTGGAGGTCTTCCTCGACGACTGGCCGAAACTCGGCGGCAGCATCCTCAACTCTCTGATCCTGCTCTCGGGGGGGTACGCCTTCGGGGCGGCGGTCGGGTTCACGCTCGGCGTCGCGATCGGCTCGTCGCGGGCGGTCGGCTACTGGGCGCACCCGGTGCTGCGCTTCGTCGGGCCGCTGCCGGCCACGGCTTGGCTGCCGCTCGCCTTCTTCGTCTTCCCGTCCTCGTGGTCGGCCAGCACCTTCCTGGTGGCGCTCGCCACCGGCTTCCCGGTCACGGTCCTGACCTGGTCGGGGGTGGCGGGCGTCAACAAGGCCTATTTCGACGTGGCGCGCACCCTCGGCGCCTCGCGCAGCTTCCTGGTCCTGCGCGTGGCGGTCCCGGCGGCGCTGCCGCACGTCTTCGTCGGCTTGTTCATGGGGCTCGGCGGCTCGTTCGCGGTGCTCGTGGTGGCCGAGATGCTCGGCGTGAAGTCCGGCCTCGGCTGGTACCTGCAATGGGCACAGGGCTGGGCCGCCTACGCCAATATGTATGCGGCGCTGATCGTGATGGCGCTGATGTGCTCGTCCCTGATCACGCTGCTGTTCCGCCTGCGCGACCGCCTGCTCGCGTGGCAGAAGGGGCTGGTGCAATGGTAG
- a CDS encoding acyl-CoA dehydrogenase family protein, producing the protein MTVAVPPADIARALTETLSGRAVGYDRTGSFPHDSIADLREAGLLGLTVPRRLGGSGSGLLRAAEVVGAIGRSDPATALVLSMQLLQHALIHRPDSAWSRGVADKVGEEAVAAGALINALRVEPELGTPSRGGLPATVASRDGKGWRIAGRKIYATGAPGLAYGVVFVRTDEAHPRTGNVLVPFDAPGVRVEESWDHLGLRASGSHDVVLRDVWIPADYAVDLRAPGEWRPDPWQQAWSCTLLSALYDGVARAAQDWFVRYLRERVPGSLGAPLASLPRFQEAVGENERLLAVNARLITGLAAEVDAGHPPVPREAGFVKLSVTEGAIAAVQRAAELCGNAGLSRANPLERHLRDVLCARIHWPQADAVHTTAGKAALGA; encoded by the coding sequence ATGACTGTCGCCGTCCCGCCAGCCGACATAGCCCGTGCCCTCACCGAGACCTTATCGGGACGGGCCGTCGGGTACGACCGGACGGGATCCTTCCCGCACGACAGCATCGCCGACCTGCGCGAGGCTGGGCTTCTCGGGCTCACGGTGCCGCGGCGCCTCGGGGGCAGTGGATCTGGGCTCTTACGCGCTGCCGAGGTGGTGGGCGCCATCGGCCGCAGTGATCCAGCGACGGCACTTGTCCTGTCGATGCAGCTTCTCCAGCACGCCCTGATCCATAGGCCTGACTCGGCCTGGTCCCGCGGGGTCGCGGACAAGGTGGGCGAGGAGGCCGTCGCCGCGGGGGCTCTGATCAACGCCCTGCGGGTCGAGCCGGAGCTCGGGACACCCTCGCGGGGCGGCCTGCCAGCGACTGTTGCGAGCCGGGACGGCAAGGGCTGGCGCATCGCCGGCCGCAAGATCTATGCGACGGGTGCACCCGGCTTGGCCTACGGTGTCGTCTTCGTCCGCACCGACGAGGCTCACCCGCGCACGGGAAACGTTCTCGTTCCCTTTGACGCGCCGGGCGTGCGGGTCGAGGAAAGCTGGGACCATCTGGGATTGCGCGCTTCTGGCAGCCACGACGTGGTGCTCAGAGACGTGTGGATCCCCGCCGATTACGCCGTGGATCTGCGCGCTCCGGGCGAATGGCGGCCCGACCCGTGGCAGCAGGCCTGGAGCTGCACTCTCTTGTCGGCACTTTACGACGGGGTCGCGAGGGCGGCGCAGGATTGGTTCGTCCGCTACCTGCGCGAGCGCGTGCCGGGCAGCCTCGGGGCGCCGCTCGCGAGCCTGCCGCGCTTCCAGGAAGCGGTCGGCGAGAACGAGCGCCTGCTCGCCGTCAACGCGCGCCTCATCACCGGTCTCGCCGCAGAGGTCGATGCAGGGCATCCCCCGGTGCCGCGGGAGGCTGGCTTCGTAAAGCTGTCGGTGACGGAAGGAGCCATCGCTGCCGTGCAGCGCGCCGCGGAATTGTGCGGCAATGCCGGCCTCTCGCGGGCGAACCCGCTGGAGCGCCACCTGCGCGATGTGCTCTGCGCCCGCATTCATTGGCCTCAGGCCGACGCCGTCCACACCACCGCCGGCAAGGCCGCGCTGGGCGCCTAA
- a CDS encoding ABC transporter substrate-binding protein produces the protein MSDEPSRPGGLPSRRLLLRAGAAAAAMPFGLGLGTGRAWAPGPSALFDPGPLCQPAAAEGPSGPLRPIKLAWNASAICTAAAPLAKERGIFAKHGLDVEFVNFGGSTEALLEAIATGKADAGIGMALRWLKPLEQGFDVKITAGLHGGCLRLLGSKAAGITEISALKGKTIAISDQASPAKNFFGLVLAKAGIDPENGVEWRQYPADLLNLAVEKGEAQALADSDPRTWIWLKDPRFAEVSTNLAGEYATRTCCVVAVRGSLIRNDRAVATALTRAILEGGHAVHGDPEAAAQAFSGYGGKGSIADLAAMLRSQQHGDSPVGASLKQQLALYGDELKQVNVLKRSTDSAKFAERIYADVLS, from the coding sequence ATGAGCGACGAGCCCTCACGTCCGGGCGGCCTACCCTCGCGTCGCCTGCTGCTGCGGGCCGGCGCGGCCGCAGCAGCGATGCCCTTCGGCCTTGGGCTCGGTACCGGGCGCGCGTGGGCGCCGGGTCCATCCGCGCTCTTCGATCCCGGCCCGCTCTGCCAGCCGGCGGCCGCCGAAGGTCCGTCCGGTCCGCTGAGGCCGATCAAGCTTGCCTGGAACGCCTCGGCCATTTGCACCGCGGCCGCGCCGCTCGCCAAGGAGCGGGGCATCTTCGCCAAGCACGGCCTCGACGTCGAGTTCGTGAATTTCGGCGGCTCGACCGAGGCGCTGCTGGAGGCCATCGCCACCGGCAAGGCCGATGCCGGCATTGGCATGGCGCTGCGCTGGCTGAAGCCCCTGGAGCAGGGCTTCGACGTGAAGATCACGGCCGGACTGCACGGGGGCTGTCTCCGCCTCCTGGGCTCGAAGGCTGCCGGGATCACCGAGATCAGCGCCCTCAAGGGCAAGACCATCGCTATCAGCGATCAGGCAAGCCCGGCCAAGAACTTCTTCGGCCTCGTCCTCGCCAAGGCCGGAATCGATCCGGAGAACGGCGTCGAATGGCGGCAGTATCCAGCCGACCTCCTGAACCTCGCGGTCGAGAAGGGCGAAGCGCAGGCGCTGGCCGATTCCGATCCGCGGACCTGGATCTGGCTGAAGGACCCGCGCTTCGCTGAGGTCTCGACCAACCTCGCCGGCGAATACGCCACGCGCACCTGCTGCGTCGTCGCGGTCCGCGGCAGCCTGATCCGCAACGATCGGGCGGTCGCCACCGCCCTCACACGAGCCATCCTGGAGGGTGGCCACGCCGTCCACGGGGATCCGGAAGCCGCCGCGCAGGCCTTCTCGGGCTACGGCGGCAAAGGCTCGATTGCGGATCTTGCCGCGATGCTGCGCAGTCAGCAACACGGCGACAGCCCCGTCGGGGCGAGCCTCAAGCAGCAGCTCGCACTCTACGGCGACGAGTTGAAGCAGGTGAACGTCCTCAAGCGCTCGACCGATTCGGCAAAATTCGCCGAGCGGATCTACGCCGACGTCCTGAGCTGA
- a CDS encoding ABC transporter ATP-binding protein translates to MVAAAIREHAAQAAGSRLTVDAVSHAFAIRGAPLPVLDRVSLTVEPGGFVALLGPSGCGKSTLLRLVAGLEPPDAGTIAIDGDPVEDPDPSRLLVFQDPTLYPWRTVRANVALGLEARGVGRERATLADAALHLVGLDGFAEVYPHQLSGGMAQRVALARALVNEPRLLLLDEPLGKLDALTRLAMQAELLRLWQEKRFTALLVTHDVEEALVLAERVIVLSDRPAAIRAELPVPVAYPRHRDDPEIVRLRREILGILGHPT, encoded by the coding sequence ATGGTAGCCGCCGCGATCCGAGAACATGCCGCCCAAGCCGCCGGTAGCCGCCTGACTGTGGATGCCGTCAGCCACGCCTTCGCGATCCGCGGCGCGCCCCTGCCGGTCCTCGACCGGGTGAGCCTCACGGTGGAGCCTGGCGGCTTCGTGGCGCTGCTCGGCCCCTCGGGCTGCGGCAAGTCCACCCTGCTGCGGCTCGTGGCCGGGCTCGAACCGCCCGATGCGGGCACCATCGCGATCGACGGCGATCCGGTCGAGGATCCGGACCCGTCGCGGCTCCTCGTCTTCCAAGACCCGACCCTCTATCCCTGGCGCACCGTGCGCGCCAACGTCGCGCTTGGCCTGGAGGCCCGGGGCGTCGGCCGCGAGCGGGCCACGCTGGCCGACGCGGCGCTGCACCTCGTCGGGCTCGACGGCTTCGCCGAGGTCTATCCGCACCAGCTCTCAGGCGGCATGGCCCAGCGCGTCGCGCTGGCCCGTGCCCTGGTCAACGAGCCGCGGCTCCTGCTGCTCGACGAGCCGCTGGGCAAGCTCGATGCCCTGACCCGACTGGCCATGCAGGCCGAGCTCCTGCGGCTATGGCAGGAGAAGCGCTTCACCGCGCTCCTCGTCACCCACGACGTGGAGGAGGCGCTGGTGCTGGCCGAGCGCGTGATCGTGCTCTCCGACCGCCCGGCCGCGATCCGGGCCGAGTTGCCCGTTCCCGTTGCCTATCCGCGCCATCGCGACGACCCCGAGATTGTGAGATTGCGCCGGGAGATCCTGGGAATTCTCGGCCATCCGACTTGA